A window from Gemmatimonadota bacterium encodes these proteins:
- a CDS encoding metallophosphoesterase, with amino-acid sequence MGKSHLVGLITDTHDNKHAVEKAMRLFNARDVGLVLHGGDYIAPFNARWMGDLTVPFVGVFGNNDGEKFGLRALFEDLGPIHRPPYVHEWEGKRILMLHEPDEVDALANSGAYDVIFYGHTHEIDVRRGDTLVINPGEACGWTTGRETVGILDLNAMDVEIVEL; translated from the coding sequence ATGGGAAAATCACATCTCGTCGGTTTGATTACGGATACACACGATAATAAACATGCGGTTGAGAAGGCTATGAGGCTTTTCAATGCGCGCGATGTGGGGCTGGTGCTACACGGGGGCGATTATATCGCGCCGTTTAATGCGCGCTGGATGGGCGATTTGACGGTGCCTTTTGTCGGGGTTTTTGGGAATAACGATGGGGAGAAGTTCGGTTTGCGGGCACTTTTTGAAGATCTGGGACCGATTCACCGCCCGCCTTATGTACACGAATGGGAGGGCAAGCGCATTTTGATGTTGCACGAGCCAGATGAGGTGGATGCTCTGGCGAATAGCGGTGCTTATGATGTGATTTTTTACGGGCATACGCACGAGATTGATGTGAGAAGAGGAGATACGCTGGTGATTAATCCGGGAGAGGCGTGTGGGTGGACGACGGGGCGGGAGACGGTGGGGATTCTGGATTTGAATGCGATGGATGTGGAGATTGTGGAATTGTGA
- a CDS encoding ATP phosphoribosyltransferase gives MPILKIGLPSGSLQESTLTLFAKAGYRIRTSHRSYTPVIDDPEIEGLFLRAQEIAHYVERGVLDIGLTGIDWILENEADIIEIAEFAYSKTTSQPARWIIAVPEDSDIQTIQDLQGKRIATELVTATRNHLKNHGITAEVEYSWGSTEAKVRVPGLVDAIAELTETGSSLRANNLRVIDTMFETTPRLIANKNAYSDAWKREKAQHIATLLIGAFNAEDKVGLKMNVRRADLAQIVKNLPALNNPTIANLLDENWVAIEVIVDERIVRDLIPKLKQSGAEGIIEYPLNKVIY, from the coding sequence ATGCCCATATTAAAAATCGGCCTTCCCTCCGGAAGCCTTCAGGAATCTACGCTCACCCTATTTGCCAAAGCCGGTTATCGCATCCGCACCAGCCACCGGTCCTACACGCCCGTCATCGACGACCCCGAAATCGAAGGCTTATTTCTGCGCGCCCAGGAAATCGCGCACTACGTCGAACGCGGCGTCCTCGACATTGGACTCACCGGCATTGACTGGATCCTGGAAAACGAAGCCGACATCATCGAAATCGCCGAATTTGCCTATAGCAAAACCACATCGCAACCCGCGCGCTGGATCATCGCAGTACCCGAAGACTCGGACATCCAGACCATCCAGGACCTGCAGGGCAAGCGCATCGCCACCGAACTCGTCACAGCCACGCGCAACCACCTCAAAAACCACGGCATAACCGCCGAAGTCGAATACTCCTGGGGATCCACCGAAGCCAAAGTCCGCGTGCCCGGCCTCGTCGATGCCATCGCCGAACTCACCGAAACCGGATCCTCTTTGCGCGCCAACAACCTGCGCGTCATAGACACCATGTTTGAAACCACGCCCAGACTCATCGCCAACAAAAATGCCTATAGCGATGCGTGGAAACGCGAAAAAGCGCAACACATCGCCACCCTCCTCATCGGTGCATTCAACGCCGAAGACAAAGTCGGCCTCAAAATGAACGTACGCCGCGCCGATCTCGCTCAAATCGTCAAAAATCTACCCGCGCTCAACAACCCCACCATCGCCAACTTACTCGACGAAAACTGGGTCGCCATCGAAGTCATCGTCGATGAACGCATCGTGCGCGACCTCATACCAAAACTCAAACAATCGGGCGCCGAGGGGATTATAGAGTATCCTTTGAATAAAGTGATCTATTGA